A stretch of the Bacillaceae bacterium S4-13-56 genome encodes the following:
- the spoVE gene encoding stage V sporulation protein E, which translates to MQSKLLHNRPDWLFLILVFTLLTIGVVMVYSASAVWSEYKFNDQFFYAKRQLLFAVTGIIAMFFIMKIPYLTWRTYAPTILIICFILLGIVLVPGVGLVRGGAQSWIGIGAFSIQPSEFMKLGLIMFLSKLLTENQKSIQSFRKGFIPPFSIVLAAFGLIMLQPDLGTGVVIVGTSLLLMFIAGAKISHFIGLGIVGIAGFVGLIASAPYRIQRITAFLNPWEDPLGSGFQIIQSLYAIGPGGLMGLGLGQSLQKFFYLPEPQTDFIFAILAEELGFIGGTFVLLLFFLFLWRGIRIALGSPDMFGTLLALGIVGMISIQVMINISVVTGLIPVTGITLPFLSYGGSSLTLTLCSVGVLLNISQHAKY; encoded by the coding sequence TTGCAATCAAAACTTCTGCACAACCGACCAGATTGGCTATTTCTTATCTTGGTTTTTACATTATTAACCATTGGGGTAGTCATGGTTTATAGTGCTTCAGCAGTATGGAGTGAATACAAATTTAATGATCAGTTTTTCTATGCAAAGCGTCAGCTGTTATTTGCAGTAACAGGGATAATTGCTATGTTTTTTATTATGAAAATTCCTTATTTGACTTGGAGAACTTATGCTCCTACAATTTTAATCATCTGTTTTATTTTGTTAGGGATAGTGTTGGTTCCAGGAGTCGGCTTAGTCAGAGGAGGAGCTCAAAGTTGGATTGGAATTGGAGCGTTTAGTATCCAACCTTCGGAATTCATGAAACTAGGTTTAATCATGTTCCTATCTAAATTATTAACAGAGAATCAAAAATCAATCCAGTCTTTTAGAAAAGGTTTTATCCCTCCATTTTCTATTGTTCTTGCTGCCTTTGGATTAATTATGTTACAGCCAGATTTGGGGACAGGTGTGGTAATAGTTGGTACGAGCTTGTTACTTATGTTTATTGCTGGGGCAAAAATATCACATTTTATTGGACTTGGGATAGTTGGAATTGCAGGGTTTGTTGGATTGATTGCCTCAGCTCCCTATAGGATTCAAAGAATTACAGCATTTTTAAATCCTTGGGAGGATCCATTAGGTAGTGGGTTCCAAATTATTCAATCCTTATATGCCATTGGGCCAGGCGGGTTAATGGGGTTAGGGTTAGGTCAGAGTCTTCAAAAATTCTTTTATCTTCCTGAACCACAAACTGACTTTATTTTTGCGATATTAGCAGAGGAACTGGGTTTTATTGGAGGAACTTTTGTTCTTTTATTGTTCTTTTTATTTTTATGGCGCGGCATTCGAATAGCTTTGGGAAGTCCAGATATGTTTGGAACTTTGTTAGCATTAGGAATTGTTGGTATGATTTCCATTCAGGTGATGATTAATATTTCAGTCGTTACAGGATTAATTCCTGTTACAGGAATTACCTTACCTTTCCTTAGCTATGGAGGATCATCATTAACCCTTACATTGTGCTCAGTGGGGGTCCTTCTAAACATCAGTCAACATGCAAAGTATTAA
- a CDS encoding DUF881 domain-containing protein, protein MKLRGNDVILALVLLVFGFMVAFSYQYTKEQSENKRISESLNEDYTYRQQLVEIKQKNKELRTELLNKKTRVHELESNLASQESILSNYVDEKTKLQMLTGGLPIMGSGVEVTLQDAEYVPSEGNINQYIVHEGHVLKVIHELYAAGAIAIAINGQRIYHDSFISCVGPVISVDGKSFPSPFTISAIGDQDTLYKSLELTQGVVDELVAENITVTLQKKQEIQMNARLTNG, encoded by the coding sequence ATGAAATTGAGGGGTAATGATGTCATATTAGCATTGGTATTGCTTGTTTTCGGATTTATGGTTGCCTTTAGTTATCAATATACAAAAGAACAATCCGAAAATAAACGGATTTCAGAATCACTTAATGAGGATTATACTTACAGACAACAATTGGTGGAAATCAAACAAAAAAATAAAGAATTGAGAACTGAGCTCTTAAATAAGAAGACTAGGGTCCATGAATTAGAATCTAATCTTGCCTCTCAAGAATCTATCCTGTCTAACTATGTAGATGAGAAAACAAAATTGCAGATGCTAACCGGGGGGTTACCTATCATGGGTTCTGGTGTCGAAGTCACTCTTCAAGATGCAGAGTATGTACCTAGTGAGGGAAATATAAATCAATATATTGTACATGAAGGTCATGTATTAAAGGTCATACATGAATTGTATGCTGCAGGGGCAATTGCAATCGCCATTAATGGTCAAAGAATCTATCATGATAGTTTTATATCATGTGTTGGACCAGTCATATCCGTTGATGGCAAAAGCTTTCCATCTCCGTTTACTATATCAGCTATTGGTGATCAAGATACTCTTTACAAGAGTTTAGAGCTAACACAAGGTGTAGTAGATGAGCTTGTTGCTGAAAATATAACGGTAACTTTGCAAAAGAAGCAAGAAATTCAAATGAATGCAAGATTAACGAACGGGTGA
- the murD gene encoding UDP-N-acetylmuramoyl-L-alanine--D-glutamate ligase has protein sequence MNKLENFPYKNILVLGLAKSGEAAARLLHRSGCMVRINDYQEEGKNPLVQELRKEGLEVITGGHPLTVLSDIELVVKNPGIPYSNSIVKEAIKRKIPVITEVDLAGRMIKGSIIGITGSNGKTTTTTLIYKMIEQDHIPVEIAGNIGKTASLVASEADPEAVFVVELSSFQLMGIQIFRPHISVWLNLFEAHLDYHGTMDEYAKAKAKIFKNQTSDDYFVYNADDLSIRQFLLECKAKVIPFSTTSKQLEGAWVDDEWIYFRDERVIRLSQVVLVGKHNLENILAAIASSKLIGVNNESIVHVLETFGGVEHRLQFVKELNGRRFYNDSKATNILATSKALEAFEQPVILLAGGLDRGNSFDSLLPHLNYVKALVVFGQTSEKIKEIGKQKGITKIIKVDNVREAAVKAYEISEEGDIILLSPACASWDQYRTFEERGDMFMNAVHTLE, from the coding sequence GTGAACAAATTAGAGAATTTTCCCTACAAAAATATACTTGTTTTAGGCCTTGCAAAAAGCGGAGAAGCAGCTGCAAGGCTTCTTCATCGTAGTGGTTGTATGGTGCGGATCAATGATTACCAAGAGGAGGGTAAAAATCCGCTGGTTCAGGAACTTAGAAAGGAAGGTCTTGAAGTCATCACCGGTGGTCACCCACTCACTGTTTTATCTGATATTGAATTAGTAGTTAAAAACCCTGGTATTCCTTATTCGAACTCTATTGTTAAGGAAGCAATAAAAAGAAAAATACCTGTGATTACTGAAGTTGATTTAGCTGGAAGAATGATAAAGGGATCGATTATTGGTATTACAGGTTCCAATGGTAAAACGACAACGACTACTTTAATTTATAAGATGATTGAACAAGATCATATACCGGTAGAAATAGCTGGAAACATTGGAAAGACTGCTTCTTTGGTAGCGAGTGAAGCTGATCCGGAAGCAGTTTTTGTTGTAGAATTATCCTCTTTTCAATTAATGGGGATTCAAATCTTTCGTCCACACATATCTGTGTGGTTAAACCTTTTTGAAGCCCATTTAGATTACCACGGGACCATGGATGAATATGCCAAAGCAAAGGCGAAGATTTTTAAAAATCAAACCTCCGATGATTATTTTGTATACAATGCTGACGACTTGTCTATTAGACAGTTTCTTTTAGAATGTAAAGCAAAGGTAATCCCCTTTTCAACTACTTCAAAACAGTTAGAAGGAGCTTGGGTAGATGATGAATGGATTTATTTTCGAGATGAACGAGTTATTAGATTAAGCCAGGTAGTACTTGTGGGGAAACATAATTTAGAGAATATTCTTGCAGCTATTGCTTCTTCCAAACTCATTGGGGTTAATAATGAATCTATTGTTCATGTTCTTGAAACTTTCGGTGGGGTAGAGCACAGATTACAGTTTGTCAAAGAATTAAACGGCAGGCGATTTTATAATGATTCAAAAGCAACGAATATCTTAGCTACATCTAAAGCACTTGAGGCATTTGAACAACCTGTTATCCTGCTGGCAGGTGGATTAGATAGAGGAAATTCTTTTGATTCTTTATTACCTCATCTTAATTATGTAAAGGCGTTAGTTGTTTTTGGTCAAACATCAGAAAAAATTAAGGAAATAGGAAAACAAAAAGGAATAACAAAAATTATAAAGGTCGATAATGTTAGAGAAGCAGCCGTTAAGGCTTATGAAATCTCTGAAGAGGGTGACATCATTCTGTTATCTCCAGCATGTGCGAGTTGGGATCAATATCGTACATTTGAAGAACGAGGAGACATGTTTATGAATGCTGTGCATACATTAGAGTAG
- the ftsZ gene encoding cell division protein FtsZ: MLDFDTSMEPLATIKVIGVGGGGSNAVNRMIEHGVQGVEFIAVNTDAQALNLSKAQVKMQIGTKLTRGLGAGANPEVGRKAAEESKEQIEEVLQGADMVFVTAGMGGGTGTGAAPVIAQIAKEIGALTVGVVTRPFTFEGRKRSAQATGGIDAFKSNVDTLIVIPNDRLLEIVDKNTPMLEAFREADNVLRQGVQGISDLIAVPGLINLDFADVKTIMSDKGSALMGIGVATGENRAQEAAKKAISSPLLETSIDGAQGVLMNITGGTNLSLYEVQEAADIVSSAADQEVNMIFGSVINETLKDEIIVTVIATGFDENQMQAQKPRILGKVTPQRKREESKRETAPAHTNYEEDTLDIPTFLRNRDRRR; the protein is encoded by the coding sequence ATGTTGGATTTTGATACAAGTATGGAGCCGCTAGCAACGATAAAAGTTATCGGAGTTGGTGGCGGTGGAAGTAATGCCGTAAATCGAATGATTGAACATGGAGTTCAAGGTGTTGAATTTATAGCTGTTAACACGGATGCTCAAGCTTTAAATTTGTCCAAAGCACAAGTGAAAATGCAGATAGGAACGAAGTTAACTCGTGGGTTGGGAGCGGGTGCTAACCCTGAAGTAGGGAGAAAAGCAGCTGAAGAAAGCAAAGAGCAGATTGAGGAAGTCTTGCAAGGAGCGGATATGGTATTTGTCACGGCAGGAATGGGTGGAGGCACTGGGACAGGTGCGGCGCCTGTAATTGCTCAAATCGCTAAGGAGATTGGGGCATTAACTGTTGGGGTTGTTACTAGACCGTTTACCTTTGAAGGCAGAAAGCGTTCTGCTCAAGCAACTGGTGGAATTGATGCGTTCAAATCAAATGTGGATACTCTAATTGTCATCCCAAATGACCGATTGCTTGAAATTGTAGATAAAAACACCCCAATGCTAGAAGCGTTTAGAGAGGCAGATAATGTTTTGCGTCAAGGGGTCCAAGGGATATCCGATTTGATTGCTGTCCCTGGATTAATAAACTTGGATTTTGCTGATGTTAAGACCATTATGTCTGACAAAGGTTCAGCACTTATGGGTATTGGTGTTGCAACTGGAGAAAATCGTGCACAAGAAGCTGCTAAAAAAGCCATTTCTTCTCCACTACTTGAGACATCGATCGACGGTGCTCAAGGCGTATTAATGAACATAACAGGTGGGACAAACCTAAGTCTTTACGAGGTACAAGAAGCAGCGGATATCGTTTCTTCTGCAGCAGATCAAGAAGTAAATATGATCTTTGGTTCTGTCATCAATGAAACCTTAAAGGACGAGATCATAGTTACTGTTATTGCTACAGGCTTTGATGAAAATCAAATGCAAGCTCAAAAACCAAGGATCCTTGGGAAGGTTACACCTCAAAGAAAAAGAGAAGAATCCAAAAGAGAAACAGCTCCGGCTCACACAAATTATGAAGAGGATACACTTGATATTCCAACCTTTTTAAGAAATAGAGATCGTAGAAGATAA
- a CDS encoding DUF881 domain-containing protein gives MRNIKQQVIFSVIFLLIGYMVTLQLKSVGQPEIRDTRDLFEVREEIKREQKNQQYLYKELEKIDETIEQYTEASEEEKINTLQDSVSSLKKQAGLTEITSTGLTITISPILYGIGMEAQTYPTLSSDLLRRLINELNKFGADHIAIETERLTSISPIREVNGRTYVNQRPVPPLPVHIYVVTDYPDRVRDFLEVSESRDIFAIEDMEITVKVEEVTLPKYEGHIEIVEIELAEEHTK, from the coding sequence ATGAGGAATATAAAGCAACAGGTTATATTTTCTGTTATTTTCTTACTCATTGGTTATATGGTAACTCTCCAACTAAAAAGTGTTGGGCAACCCGAGATCCGTGATACTAGAGATTTATTTGAAGTAAGAGAAGAAATTAAAAGAGAGCAAAAAAACCAACAATATTTATATAAAGAATTAGAAAAAATCGATGAAACCATTGAACAATACACAGAAGCAAGTGAGGAAGAAAAAATAAACACATTACAAGACTCAGTAAGCTCTTTGAAAAAGCAGGCAGGGTTAACAGAAATCACTTCGACTGGCTTAACGATTACCATTTCCCCTATTTTGTATGGGATAGGTATGGAGGCACAGACTTATCCAACTCTATCTTCAGATTTATTACGAAGATTGATTAATGAACTAAACAAGTTTGGAGCCGATCATATTGCAATTGAAACAGAGAGGTTAACCTCCATTTCACCAATTAGAGAAGTAAACGGAAGGACCTATGTGAATCAACGGCCTGTTCCTCCACTTCCCGTTCATATCTATGTTGTCACTGATTATCCAGACCGAGTTCGGGATTTTTTAGAGGTTAGTGAGTCTAGGGACATATTTGCAATTGAGGACATGGAAATTACTGTAAAAGTAGAAGAAGTGACACTTCCCAAATACGAAGGCCATATAGAGATTGTTGAAATAGAGCTAGCTGAAGAACATACAAAGTAG
- the mraY gene encoding phospho-N-acetylmuramoyl-pentapeptide-transferase — protein sequence MNQGILLITLIISFLFTVLISPIIIPFLRRLKFGQSIRDEGPKSHIKKTGTPTMGGVMIIFGIIFTTLLVNSQFNLNPMSFEVLLLLFVLIGYGLIGFSDDIIKIINKRNLGLTSKQKAIGQLVIAIVVYAILRSHGFPTYIQIPGTDIQWEIGLAYPVFILFMLVGSSNAVNLTDGLDGLLAGTAAIAFAAFGILAWNGNIQPEIAIFCMAIVGSLLGFLVFNAHPAKVFMGDTGSLALGGAIATVAILTKLELLLIIIGAVFVVETLSVIIQVISFKTTGKRVFKMSPLHHHYELLGWSEWKVVSTFWIVGLLFAALGLYIEVWLT from the coding sequence ATGAACCAGGGAATATTGCTTATTACCTTAATTATATCATTTTTATTTACAGTACTCATCTCTCCTATTATCATTCCTTTTTTACGGAGATTAAAATTCGGGCAGAGTATAAGAGATGAGGGTCCAAAATCTCATATAAAAAAAACAGGAACGCCTACTATGGGCGGTGTCATGATTATTTTTGGAATCATATTTACAACCTTGCTTGTCAATTCACAATTTAATCTCAACCCAATGTCTTTTGAGGTTTTGTTACTTTTATTTGTATTAATTGGTTACGGACTTATTGGATTTTCAGATGATATTATAAAAATTATAAATAAAAGAAATTTAGGCTTAACCTCCAAACAGAAAGCTATAGGGCAACTTGTTATTGCAATAGTTGTCTATGCGATCTTAAGGTCGCACGGTTTCCCAACTTATATTCAAATTCCAGGTACAGATATTCAATGGGAGATTGGGTTGGCTTATCCTGTCTTTATTTTATTTATGTTAGTTGGTTCTTCTAATGCGGTGAATTTAACGGATGGCCTTGATGGACTTCTAGCTGGGACGGCAGCCATTGCTTTTGCAGCGTTTGGTATTTTAGCATGGAATGGAAATATTCAACCCGAGATTGCTATATTTTGTATGGCTATTGTTGGATCGTTGCTTGGATTTTTAGTATTTAACGCACATCCTGCTAAGGTTTTCATGGGGGATACAGGATCCCTTGCTTTAGGTGGAGCAATTGCCACAGTCGCTATACTTACAAAATTAGAGCTTTTATTAATTATTATTGGGGCGGTATTTGTTGTTGAAACATTATCTGTTATTATCCAAGTAATTTCTTTTAAAACGACTGGAAAAAGGGTATTTAAAATGAGTCCTCTACACCATCATTATGAGTTGTTGGGATGGTCTGAATGGAAAGTCGTTTCTACCTTTTGGATTGTAGGCCTATTATTTGCAGCATTAGGATTATATATTGAGGTGTGGTTGACGTGA
- the spoIIGA gene encoding sigma-E processing peptidase SpoIIGA encodes MTIYLDAVWLLNVLLDAMILMLTAAWTRTFLRKRRIILGAIFASVIVPLSVYFPGSPLESIPGKILFSMAVVWVTFDFQNIRMFFQKWLTFYFATFALGGGMVGFYFLLGEPFHIQDGILLTNRTGIGAGVTWIYVIVLFPLIWIFLHNRMKELFAFKLKTDQLFPVTIKMNGHSYSTQGLLDTGNQLVDPFSKRPVLLVDEPFIKQWFDHEEWQSLKTVHETFDVSLLPEKWIGRIHMIPYQGAKGISEFMLTLKPEQVICTIEDKKQIFSKVFIGIQFGQMTTDESYHCLLHPHMWIDSTSTAS; translated from the coding sequence TTGACTATCTATTTAGATGCCGTTTGGTTACTGAATGTGCTACTTGATGCCATGATTTTAATGTTAACTGCAGCCTGGACTAGAACATTTTTGCGAAAGAGAAGAATTATTTTAGGGGCTATATTTGCTTCTGTGATCGTTCCCCTTTCTGTATATTTTCCAGGTTCACCATTAGAGTCGATTCCTGGAAAAATTCTTTTTTCCATGGCAGTTGTATGGGTAACCTTTGATTTTCAAAATATCCGAATGTTTTTTCAAAAATGGCTCACTTTTTACTTTGCAACATTTGCATTAGGAGGAGGAATGGTAGGGTTTTATTTTTTGTTGGGAGAGCCATTTCATATTCAAGATGGAATACTCCTTACCAATAGAACCGGAATAGGAGCTGGTGTGACTTGGATTTATGTCATTGTTTTATTCCCATTGATTTGGATATTTTTGCATAATCGAATGAAGGAATTATTTGCTTTTAAATTAAAAACAGATCAACTTTTTCCTGTAACAATTAAAATGAATGGTCATTCCTATTCCACTCAAGGATTGCTTGATACGGGGAATCAGTTAGTAGACCCTTTTTCAAAGCGACCTGTCTTATTAGTAGATGAACCTTTTATTAAGCAGTGGTTTGACCATGAAGAGTGGCAAAGTTTAAAAACAGTCCATGAAACGTTTGACGTTTCTCTTCTTCCAGAAAAGTGGATTGGAAGAATTCATATGATTCCATATCAGGGAGCAAAGGGAATAAGTGAATTTATGTTGACTTTAAAGCCTGAACAAGTCATTTGTACCATTGAAGACAAGAAACAAATATTTTCAAAGGTTTTTATAGGGATTCAGTTTGGTCAAATGACGACTGACGAGAGTTATCATTGTTTGTTACATCCACATATGTGGATTGACTCCACTTCTACTGCTTCATAA
- a CDS encoding small basic family protein, giving the protein MWLPVLFLLIGISLGLLTDFHLNDTYTNYLSIALLAAFDTLIGGTRAHLEGKFDESIFVSGFFTNILLAAFLAFLGLQLGIDLYLVAVFAFGVRIFQNIAVARRILLEKFKNYKKIKKNH; this is encoded by the coding sequence TTGTGGTTACCCGTTCTCTTCTTGTTAATAGGTATCAGTTTGGGATTATTAACTGATTTTCATCTCAATGATACTTATACAAATTATCTGTCCATTGCTTTGTTGGCGGCTTTTGACACATTAATTGGTGGAACAAGAGCACATCTTGAAGGTAAGTTTGATGAAAGTATTTTTGTATCGGGATTTTTTACTAATATTTTATTAGCTGCATTTTTAGCTTTCTTGGGATTGCAGCTTGGGATAGACTTATATTTAGTAGCTGTTTTTGCATTTGGAGTGCGAATTTTTCAAAATATTGCTGTAGCACGTCGAATTTTGCTAGAAAAATTTAAGAATTACAAGAAAATCAAAAAAAATCATTAG
- the sigE gene encoding RNA polymerase sporulation sigma factor SigE — MRLLRLRLQLFWYKLKERLGLKPKEIYYIGGSEALPPPLSKEEEQELLTRLPKGDKAARAVLIERNLRLVVYIARKFENTGINIEDLISIGTIGLIKAVNTFNPEKKIKLATYASRCIENEILMYLRRNNKLRSEVSFDEPLNIDWDGNELLLSDVLGTENDIITKGLESKIDRKLLIKALEQLNDREKQIMELRFGLVGQEEKTQKDVADMLGISQSYISRLEKKIIKRLQKEFKKMV; from the coding sequence ATGAGGTTACTGCGATTGCGACTTCAACTATTCTGGTACAAGCTAAAAGAGCGGTTAGGTTTAAAACCAAAAGAAATTTATTATATAGGAGGTAGCGAAGCTCTACCACCACCACTTTCAAAGGAAGAAGAACAAGAGCTTTTAACCAGATTACCAAAAGGAGATAAGGCGGCAAGAGCAGTATTAATAGAGCGAAATTTAAGGCTTGTAGTATACATTGCAAGAAAATTTGAAAATACAGGTATAAATATTGAAGATCTTATCAGTATTGGAACGATTGGATTAATAAAAGCTGTAAACACTTTTAATCCAGAAAAGAAAATTAAATTAGCCACATATGCATCAAGGTGTATAGAAAATGAAATATTAATGTACTTAAGAAGAAATAACAAACTACGTTCAGAGGTGTCATTCGATGAACCACTTAATATTGATTGGGATGGAAACGAATTGTTGTTATCAGATGTATTAGGTACAGAAAATGATATTATAACAAAGGGGCTAGAATCAAAAATAGATAGAAAACTATTGATAAAAGCTCTTGAACAACTGAATGACCGTGAAAAACAAATTATGGAATTAAGATTTGGATTAGTGGGTCAAGAAGAAAAAACACAGAAAGATGTAGCAGATATGCTTGGGATTTCACAATCCTACATTTCAAGATTAGAAAAAAAAATCATAAAAAGATTACAAAAAGAATTTAAAAAAATGGTTTGA
- the ftsA gene encoding cell division protein FtsA, translating into MNHNEILVSLDIGTSKIKVIIGEVLKDTLNIIGVGTAKSQGMKKGAIVDIDLTVQSIRNAVEQAERMVGMNIDRVIVGVNGNHVQMQPCHGVVAVSSENREIGNEDITRVIDAAQVMSIPPEREIIDVIPKQFIVDGLDEIKDPRGMIGVRLEMEGIIITCSKTILHNLLKCVERANLEVLDICLQPLAAGSVALSKDEKNLGVALVDIGGGSTTVSLFEHGHIKGSSVIPLGGDMITKDLSIGLRTSTEEAEEIKQRIGHAYFDHASEEDSFEVSIIGSDRKQSFNQLQISDMIEARLEEIFAFVDQEVRRLGYKDVPGGFVLTGGVMSMPGALDLAYDVFQSNVRVAIPDYIGVREPQFTSSVGILQFAYSNAKIQGKQLNQAVSTHSPEAKVKKVKVPVKDKRQKKPKESGLSNFFKYFFDE; encoded by the coding sequence TTGAATCACAATGAAATTTTAGTCAGCTTGGATATTGGTACATCAAAAATTAAAGTGATCATAGGTGAAGTTTTAAAAGATACATTGAACATAATCGGTGTAGGTACAGCTAAATCTCAAGGTATGAAAAAAGGTGCCATTGTAGATATTGATTTAACTGTTCAATCCATTCGTAACGCAGTTGAACAAGCTGAAAGAATGGTTGGAATGAATATAGATCGTGTAATAGTTGGAGTTAACGGAAATCATGTACAGATGCAGCCATGTCATGGAGTTGTAGCTGTTTCGAGTGAAAACCGCGAAATAGGAAACGAAGATATTACAAGAGTTATAGATGCTGCTCAAGTCATGTCTATCCCGCCAGAGAGAGAAATTATTGATGTGATACCAAAACAATTTATTGTAGATGGTTTGGATGAAATTAAAGATCCAAGAGGAATGATTGGTGTTCGTTTGGAAATGGAAGGTATCATTATCACTTGCTCGAAAACCATTTTGCACAATTTGTTGAAATGTGTTGAAAGGGCAAATCTTGAAGTGTTAGATATCTGTCTCCAACCTTTAGCAGCAGGCTCCGTTGCTTTGTCAAAAGATGAAAAAAATTTAGGAGTTGCATTAGTTGATATTGGTGGAGGAAGTACAACAGTTTCTCTTTTTGAGCATGGACACATCAAGGGGTCTAGTGTTATTCCTTTAGGTGGGGATATGATTACTAAGGATTTATCCATTGGTTTACGTACCTCAACTGAGGAAGCTGAGGAAATTAAGCAAAGAATTGGACATGCATACTTTGATCATGCTTCTGAAGAGGATTCTTTCGAGGTTTCTATAATTGGAAGTGATAGAAAACAATCATTTAATCAATTGCAAATTTCTGATATGATTGAGGCAAGGCTTGAAGAGATATTTGCTTTTGTAGATCAAGAAGTTCGTAGATTAGGATATAAAGATGTGCCTGGAGGATTTGTATTGACTGGTGGGGTAATGAGTATGCCAGGGGCACTTGACCTTGCCTATGATGTATTTCAATCTAATGTTAGAGTAGCAATACCGGATTACATAGGGGTAAGAGAACCGCAATTTACGTCTAGCGTTGGAATATTGCAATTTGCCTACTCCAATGCCAAAATACAAGGGAAACAATTAAACCAAGCTGTTTCTACTCATTCACCAGAAGCAAAAGTGAAAAAAGTAAAGGTTCCCGTAAAAGATAAACGTCAAAAGAAGCCAAAGGAATCGGGCTTGTCGAACTTCTTTAAATACTTTTTTGATGAATAA
- a CDS encoding FtsQ-type POTRA domain-containing protein produces the protein MSDKKIISIEERIPQLKQSRKKKANRRLVFYLSIFFLLIGIIVYLQSPLSGIKTIGVTGNTSLEKDFIISQSGIQLGDNLWKVEQKDVKEALLKIPEIKNVSVKRNFPSSLIITITEFHRVGYVKIDGSYFPILENGTELINQPMNLPNGDAPILLGFEEGIYLSEFTEELTNLPLSISNLISEIHWIPTDENPYRVKLYMNNGLEVHTSIRRFSQKMLAYPSIAQQIDPNKPGVLHIDVGAFFKPLNENDEEVDNDEIEG, from the coding sequence ATGTCAGATAAAAAAATAATCTCCATTGAGGAACGAATACCACAGTTAAAACAGTCCAGAAAGAAAAAAGCAAATCGAAGATTAGTGTTCTACCTGTCCATTTTTTTCTTGCTTATTGGTATTATTGTTTATCTTCAGTCTCCTTTAAGTGGGATAAAGACTATAGGTGTTACGGGGAACACATCATTGGAAAAGGACTTTATCATTTCTCAAAGCGGAATTCAACTTGGTGACAATCTTTGGAAGGTAGAACAGAAGGATGTAAAGGAAGCCTTGCTAAAAATACCGGAAATAAAAAATGTCTCTGTAAAAAGGAACTTTCCTTCAAGCTTGATTATTACAATTACTGAATTTCATCGTGTGGGATATGTTAAGATAGATGGCTCTTATTTTCCAATACTCGAAAATGGGACAGAGCTGATCAATCAACCTATGAATTTGCCTAATGGAGATGCACCTATTCTTCTAGGGTTTGAGGAAGGAATCTATCTTTCAGAGTTTACAGAAGAGTTAACAAACCTCCCATTATCTATTTCTAATCTTATTTCTGAGATTCATTGGATTCCTACAGATGAAAACCCCTATCGAGTAAAGCTTTATATGAACAATGGACTTGAAGTTCATACCTCTATTCGGAGATTTAGTCAAAAGATGTTAGCCTACCCTTCTATTGCTCAACAAATTGACCCAAATAAACCGGGCGTTTTACATATTGATGTTGGTGCTTTTTTTAAACCCTTGAATGAGAATGATGAGGAAGTGGACAACGATGAAATTGAGGGGTAA